The following coding sequences lie in one Methylotenera versatilis 301 genomic window:
- the moaE gene encoding molybdopterin synthase catalytic subunit MoaE, with protein MTVRVQTQDFDAGFEISLLRNARKDTGAVVSFIGQVRDLNEGDTVSQLTLEHYPGMTEKALEAIVNQAQSRWDIFDAIVIHRVGILQPTDQIVLVAVSSAHRGEAFKACEFIMDYLKTEAPFWKKEVTSQGERWVDAKLTDDDARERWK; from the coding sequence ATGACGGTACGCGTACAAACACAAGATTTTGATGCAGGCTTTGAAATAAGCCTACTTCGTAATGCGCGTAAAGATACTGGTGCCGTTGTCAGCTTTATTGGGCAAGTGCGCGATTTAAATGAAGGCGATACTGTATCGCAACTGACTTTAGAGCATTATCCAGGCATGACGGAAAAGGCACTCGAAGCGATTGTGAACCAAGCCCAAAGTCGTTGGGACATATTCGATGCTATTGTGATTCATCGTGTTGGAATTTTGCAGCCGACAGACCAAATTGTATTGGTGGCGGTGAGTAGTGCACATCGTGGAGAAGCTTTTAAAGCCTGTGAATTCATCATGGATTACTTAAAAACTGAAGCGCCATTTTGGAAAAAAGAAGTGACAAGTCAAGGTGAGCGTTGGGTGGATGCCAAGCTTACAGACGATGACGCGCGTGAGCGCTGGAAGTAA
- a CDS encoding formate--tetrahydrofolate ligase, which yields MKSDIEIAQAAALKPILQVSSKLDLNSDDLIPYGQYIAKLSAACIQKLQTQADGQLILVTAISPTPAGEGKTTTTIGLADALNQVLADKNQHAMVCMREPSLGPVFGLKGGATGGGYSQVVPMEDINLHFTGDFHAISSANNLLAALIDNHIYQGNALDINPASITWRRCMDMNDRALRDITLNSRNKAGSFFDRQTGFDITVASEVMAIFCLATSLSDLQTRLGNIQIGLTSANKPVLASDLQAEGAMTALLKNAFQPNVVQTLEHTAALVHGGPFANIAHGCNSVAATKAALKLADFVVTEAGFGADLGAEKFIDIKCRKTGLQPAAVVLVATVRALKYHGGVDITSLNQENLTALKSGTANLKKHIENLQQHFGLKVVVAINHFLSDTEAEIALLSTVAASFGVKAIVCKHWANGGAGAIDLAHEVIRMTEQPTKSFKLLYPDEMPLLEKIETIAQKIYGASHVELSLEAQTALAKLEKNYSHYPVCIAKTQYSFSSDPTLRGAPTAHVLKVRQLRLSRGAEFIVAICGDIMTMPGLPKQPVSERIGVNQAGSIVGLN from the coding sequence ATGAAGTCTGATATTGAAATCGCACAAGCAGCAGCACTCAAGCCGATTTTACAAGTTTCATCAAAGCTCGATTTAAATAGTGATGATTTGATTCCCTATGGTCAATATATTGCCAAGCTCAGCGCAGCGTGCATTCAAAAGTTACAAACTCAGGCTGATGGTCAATTAATTCTCGTCACGGCCATCAGCCCTACGCCAGCAGGAGAGGGTAAAACTACTACTACAATTGGGCTAGCAGACGCGCTGAATCAAGTGCTAGCCGATAAAAATCAACATGCGATGGTGTGTATGCGTGAACCTTCGTTGGGTCCTGTGTTTGGCTTAAAAGGGGGCGCGACAGGCGGTGGTTATTCGCAAGTAGTCCCGATGGAAGACATTAATTTACATTTCACAGGTGATTTCCATGCCATCAGCAGTGCAAATAATCTACTTGCTGCCTTAATTGATAATCATATTTATCAAGGCAATGCGCTAGATATTAACCCTGCAAGCATTACTTGGCGTCGCTGCATGGACATGAATGACCGAGCTTTACGTGACATAACGTTGAATAGTCGTAATAAAGCCGGTTCATTTTTTGATCGGCAAACGGGTTTTGATATTACAGTTGCTAGTGAAGTGATGGCAATATTTTGCTTGGCAACCTCATTATCAGACTTGCAAACGCGCCTAGGTAATATTCAAATTGGCTTAACTAGCGCAAATAAGCCAGTATTAGCCAGTGATTTGCAAGCCGAAGGCGCAATGACGGCATTGTTAAAAAATGCTTTTCAACCAAATGTGGTGCAAACTTTAGAGCATACCGCTGCCTTAGTGCACGGTGGGCCATTCGCTAACATTGCGCATGGTTGCAACTCAGTAGCTGCTACAAAAGCAGCATTGAAATTAGCAGATTTTGTGGTGACTGAAGCGGGTTTTGGTGCCGACTTAGGTGCGGAGAAATTCATTGATATTAAATGCAGAAAAACAGGCTTGCAACCAGCAGCAGTGGTATTGGTGGCGACAGTGCGTGCGCTTAAATATCATGGCGGTGTTGATATTACATCGTTAAATCAAGAGAATCTGACCGCTTTGAAAAGTGGCACGGCAAACTTGAAAAAGCATATAGAAAATCTTCAGCAACATTTTGGTTTAAAAGTCGTCGTGGCTATCAACCATTTTTTAAGTGACACCGAGGCTGAAATTGCATTACTTAGCACTGTGGCAGCTAGTTTTGGTGTGAAAGCTATCGTATGTAAACATTGGGCAAATGGCGGTGCAGGCGCTATAGACTTAGCGCATGAGGTCATCCGTATGACTGAACAGCCTACAAAAAGCTTTAAGTTGCTATATCCAGATGAGATGCCGCTGCTGGAAAAAATCGAGACCATTGCTCAGAAAATATATGGTGCAAGCCACGTGGAGTTGTCCTTAGAAGCGCAGACTGCACTTGCTAAGTTAGAAAAAAATTATAGTCATTACCCTGTGTGTATTGCGAAAACGCAGTATTCATTTTCATCAGATCCAACACTACGCGGTGCCCCAACGGCACATGTGTTAAAAGTACGTCAATTAAGGTTATCTCGTGGTGCTGAGTTCATTGTGGCTATCTGTGGCGATATCATGACGATGCCAGGTTTACCAAAACAGCCCGTTAGTGAGCGTATTGGAGTGAATCAGGCAGGTAGTATTGTTGGCTTAAATTAG
- a CDS encoding uroporphyrinogen-III synthase: protein MKNKTIAILENRAGEQLADLVRKYGGTPLSAPALAEIPDIDPALITSLINDWQINAPDIFIFQTGVGVKALFATTDTLGITEQLKQILESSIVIVRGIKPSSALRSYKVRIDATAGDPFTTTEVLTELDKYKIKGKRVAVQRYGDVNLELQQALDTRGAIVTEIATYRWSLPADTQPLVDLMDALDAGKVDMVCFTSASQVYNFFTVAEALGRHQALLAALNKSMVASIGPVCTVALNKFGIKVDVEPQPPKLGPFITAINSKFA from the coding sequence TTGAAAAATAAAACCATTGCCATTTTAGAAAACCGTGCAGGTGAGCAACTTGCCGACTTGGTGAGAAAGTATGGCGGTACGCCACTTTCTGCGCCAGCATTGGCAGAAATTCCTGATATTGACCCTGCATTAATTACTAGCTTAATCAACGACTGGCAGATAAATGCGCCAGACATCTTTATTTTTCAAACAGGCGTTGGTGTTAAAGCTTTATTTGCTACCACTGACACATTAGGCATTACCGAGCAGCTTAAGCAGATTCTTGAATCCTCAATTGTGATTGTGAGAGGCATTAAACCGTCGTCAGCATTGCGCTCATATAAAGTAAGGATAGATGCGACTGCGGGTGATCCATTTACAACAACGGAAGTGCTGACTGAGTTAGATAAATACAAGATTAAAGGCAAACGAGTGGCGGTCCAACGATATGGCGATGTCAACTTGGAACTTCAGCAAGCCCTAGACACAAGAGGTGCTATAGTCACTGAGATTGCCACCTACCGCTGGAGCTTGCCCGCAGATACGCAACCGCTGGTTGACTTAATGGATGCGTTAGATGCTGGAAAAGTTGATATGGTGTGTTTTACTAGTGCATCGCAAGTTTATAACTTCTTTACCGTAGCAGAAGCACTTGGTCGCCACCAAGCATTGCTGGCAGCGCTTAATAAAAGCATGGTGGCTTCTATTGGCCCTGTGTGCACTGTTGCATTAAATAAATTTGGCATCAAAGTCGATGTTGAGCCACAACCTCCCAAGCTAGGTCCGTTTATTACGGCTATTAATAGCAAGTTTGCTTAA
- a CDS encoding CHASE2 domain-containing protein, whose translation MIKLKLILTQWLVSITRKLQNNFYLYLCALLSVLILLDASLFHIGENMRNRAFDLMVKNRIVKAKVDPDIVIVDINEASLNAMAKEYGRWPWPRQVFGEFVENIENQHPKAIVFDILFSDADVYNPDSDTYFNDVIAGTNNTFFPMLRLSPVSDNLSKITPDMIPGIKRQFKNVDGEPVSVVKKPIAIVLPHFEAALNSKRLGTHNIYADADGIAREYRLWHNENGWLLPSLPLAVGNFAQMNSLPPPQDMLINWRGKAFTYPYVSFSDVYADVASKVKKRAPKEFTNKIVIIGSTAPSLFDIKATAMAKEFPGVEILATAIDNVKHVDYLHVWRGTTPYVLMSLLLIWLTALAFYRNVDRDKVTKVFSSSQITLLALSYIALNFTNTYLDITGPITWAIMYFSVAKIYALANDRAMQRLLANDIESGKKGAAILLMPIVIDSEVPFSDSMLKMLQNNITQRCTLPATVEILKGTQSGIWGLFTDMITVSWAYQHDNAIEAEKVKADATHLGLQLKTILQNTGMPNDTTVRYIQHIGVLNAEKAMDSQWRGLFAQAIIKLDILEN comes from the coding sequence ATGATTAAACTCAAATTAATTCTCACTCAATGGCTAGTTAGCATCACCCGCAAGTTACAAAATAACTTTTATTTGTACTTATGCGCGCTACTTTCTGTGCTGATTTTATTGGATGCTAGCCTATTTCACATTGGCGAGAACATGCGTAACCGCGCGTTTGATTTGATGGTGAAAAATCGCATCGTAAAAGCTAAAGTTGACCCAGACATTGTGATTGTTGATATTAACGAAGCCTCTCTTAACGCCATGGCAAAGGAATATGGCCGCTGGCCGTGGCCGCGACAAGTATTTGGCGAGTTTGTAGAGAATATTGAGAATCAACATCCAAAAGCGATTGTGTTTGATATTTTGTTTAGTGATGCGGACGTATACAACCCTGATAGCGATACCTATTTTAATGACGTAATTGCGGGCACTAATAATACATTTTTCCCTATGCTACGCCTGTCTCCAGTCAGTGACAATTTAAGCAAAATCACACCAGATATGATTCCCGGTATCAAACGTCAATTTAAAAACGTTGATGGCGAACCTGTCTCAGTAGTTAAGAAGCCTATCGCCATCGTATTGCCACATTTTGAAGCCGCACTTAATTCTAAGCGACTCGGTACACATAACATTTACGCAGATGCAGATGGTATCGCACGTGAATATAGGCTTTGGCATAATGAAAATGGCTGGCTATTACCATCACTGCCGCTGGCAGTGGGCAATTTTGCGCAAATGAACTCACTCCCACCGCCACAAGATATGCTGATTAACTGGCGCGGCAAGGCGTTCACTTACCCTTATGTGAGCTTTAGTGATGTATATGCGGACGTGGCAAGTAAAGTCAAAAAACGCGCGCCAAAAGAATTTACTAACAAAATCGTCATTATTGGCTCAACTGCACCGTCGCTGTTTGACATTAAGGCCACAGCCATGGCAAAAGAGTTTCCAGGTGTAGAGATTTTAGCCACAGCAATTGATAACGTAAAACACGTAGATTACTTACATGTGTGGCGCGGTACGACGCCGTATGTGTTGATGAGCTTGCTGCTTATATGGCTCACTGCATTGGCGTTTTACCGCAACGTAGACCGTGACAAAGTCACCAAGGTATTTAGTAGTAGTCAGATTACTTTACTTGCACTTTCTTACATTGCGCTTAACTTTACTAACACTTATTTAGATATTACTGGCCCTATCACTTGGGCGATTATGTATTTCAGTGTGGCTAAGATATACGCGCTGGCAAACGACCGCGCCATGCAAAGGCTACTAGCGAATGATATTGAATCTGGTAAGAAAGGTGCAGCAATATTATTGATGCCGATTGTGATAGATAGTGAAGTGCCATTTAGCGACAGCATGCTAAAAATGCTGCAAAATAATATCACACAGCGCTGCACCCTACCCGCTACAGTAGAAATATTAAAAGGCACGCAAAGCGGCATATGGGGACTGTTTACCGACATGATTACGGTAAGCTGGGCTTACCAGCATGACAATGCGATAGAAGCCGAGAAAGTAAAGGCTGACGCCACACATTTAGGCTTGCAATTAAAAACCATACTACAAAATACAGGTATGCCAAACGACACTACCGTGCGTTATATCCAGCATATAGGCGTACTGAATGCCGAAAAAGCAATGGATAGCCAATGGCGTGGTTTATTCGCGCAGGCCATTATTAAACTGGATATTTTAGAAAACTAG
- the moaD gene encoding molybdopterin converting factor subunit 1, with amino-acid sequence MKIKILYFARLKETLKFSTEDLELPEDDFAHTLTILKLKAYLAKRNDTWQQMLMGKLKVRGAINHELVDDNAPIADGDEVAFFPPVTGG; translated from the coding sequence ATGAAAATTAAAATATTATATTTCGCAAGATTGAAAGAAACGCTCAAATTTTCCACTGAGGATTTAGAGTTGCCAGAGGATGATTTTGCGCATACGCTTACCATACTGAAACTAAAAGCTTACCTAGCAAAACGCAACGACACTTGGCAGCAAATGCTGATGGGTAAGTTGAAGGTCAGGGGTGCAATTAACCACGAATTAGTCGATGACAATGCGCCGATTGCCGATGGTGATGAGGTAGCTTTTTTCCCTCCGGTCACTGGTGGATAG
- a CDS encoding AI-2E family transporter: MTKTSQLLPASVCEKAAWLIAACALIFVLKFSLLPALLSGLLVYELVHIITPLIAHKFPTKKPSNRSKLWAVGILVVIVVSLLALAGAGLVAFFRSDAGSLTVLLAKMAQIIEDSRKILPSWIVEHLPSDAIAFKEQAAAWLRTHADELQGVGKEAGRITAHVIIGMIIGGILAVREAVAMDNFKPFARALAGRGELFSDAFRRVVFAQLRIAAINTTFTAIYLAIVLPLMGVHLPLVKTMIGITFVIGLIPVIGNLISNTMIVVVSLSQSLGVAIASLAYLIIIHKFEYFLNARIVGSQIRANAWELLIAMLCMEAAFGLAGIVAAPIYYAYIKSELRARNLV, translated from the coding sequence ATGACTAAAACTTCACAACTATTACCAGCATCAGTATGCGAAAAAGCTGCTTGGTTGATTGCCGCGTGTGCTTTAATTTTTGTACTTAAATTTAGCTTACTACCTGCTTTGCTTTCTGGCTTATTAGTGTATGAGTTGGTGCATATCATTACGCCTCTTATTGCGCATAAATTTCCAACAAAGAAACCTAGCAATCGCTCTAAACTATGGGCTGTAGGGATTTTAGTTGTGATTGTTGTCAGTTTACTCGCCCTTGCCGGTGCTGGTTTAGTGGCGTTTTTTAGGTCAGACGCAGGTAGCTTGACTGTGTTGCTGGCAAAAATGGCACAGATTATTGAAGACTCACGCAAGATACTGCCCAGTTGGATAGTAGAACATTTGCCTTCGGATGCGATCGCTTTTAAAGAGCAAGCCGCGGCGTGGTTGCGCACCCATGCAGATGAATTACAAGGCGTTGGAAAAGAGGCTGGGCGTATCACTGCACACGTCATCATTGGTATGATTATTGGCGGCATTCTAGCTGTGCGCGAAGCTGTAGCAATGGATAATTTTAAACCATTCGCTCGCGCATTAGCAGGACGCGGTGAGTTGTTTAGCGATGCATTTAGACGTGTGGTATTCGCACAGTTGCGTATAGCAGCTATTAACACCACATTTACAGCAATTTATTTAGCGATAGTGTTGCCGTTGATGGGCGTACACCTGCCATTAGTGAAAACGATGATTGGCATTACGTTCGTGATTGGTTTGATTCCGGTGATTGGCAATTTAATCTCTAACACGATGATTGTCGTTGTTAGTTTGAGTCAGTCATTAGGCGTAGCGATTGCATCGCTAGCCTATTTAATCATCATCCATAAGTTTGAATATTTTTTAAATGCACGCATCGTTGGTAGTCAAATTCGCGCGAATGCATGGGAATTGTTGATTGCAATGTTATGCATGGAGGCCGCATTTGGTCTAGCAGGCATAGTCGCGGCGCCTATTTACTATGCCTATATTAAGTCTGAACTACGCGCTAGAAACTTGGTTTAA
- a CDS encoding DNA recombination protein RmuC, whose product MIQILILMVAVAILLLTIWQILRVNQLDKNAVILQQLEEKHRAMLLDFNDGLNKLGDRLSTSSNETSERLRSSVAAELQATRDAMQALQLAQNNSLSLTRETVLEKLHTTLSEQGKSQQVLINDTMLKATTTLTQSIESLTKAVDGRLEQIGGKVSERLDEGFKKTNQTFVDVMARLATIDEAQKKIDGLTTNVVSLQELLGDKRSRGAFGEVQLEALVRNVLPVNSFAMQHTFENGTRADCALFLPDPTGTVAVDSKFPLENYHRMFDSKLSDAEQLLAEKQFKLDVRKHVDDIANKYIISNVTSDGAVMFIPAEAVFAELHAYHNDVIEYAMNKRVWVVSPTTLMAVLNTARAVLKDVETRKQVHVIKEELGKLSKDFGRFDQRMKKLADNIRQAHENAQEVHISSQKISNRFAQIERVELANKPLDVLDIIDDKEDEV is encoded by the coding sequence ATGATACAAATATTAATTTTAATGGTGGCTGTTGCCATATTGTTGTTGACGATTTGGCAGATTCTGCGCGTCAATCAGCTTGATAAAAACGCGGTGATTTTGCAGCAGCTAGAAGAAAAACACCGCGCGATGTTATTAGATTTTAACGATGGTTTAAACAAACTGGGCGATCGCTTAAGTACATCTTCTAACGAAACCAGCGAGCGTTTACGTTCTAGTGTCGCAGCTGAGTTACAGGCGACTCGTGACGCCATGCAAGCGCTCCAATTAGCACAAAATAACAGCTTATCGTTAACGCGTGAAACGGTGTTAGAAAAACTACATACAACCTTGAGTGAACAGGGTAAGTCGCAGCAAGTGCTTATCAACGACACCATGTTGAAGGCCACTACAACTTTGACGCAAAGCATTGAAAGCTTAACCAAAGCTGTTGATGGACGTCTTGAGCAAATTGGTGGAAAAGTTTCAGAGCGTTTGGATGAAGGCTTTAAAAAGACCAACCAAACCTTTGTGGATGTGATGGCGCGTCTTGCGACCATCGATGAAGCGCAAAAGAAAATTGATGGCCTAACGACCAATGTTGTAAGTTTGCAAGAGTTATTGGGTGACAAACGCAGTCGTGGCGCCTTTGGTGAGGTGCAGTTGGAAGCCTTGGTGCGCAATGTCTTGCCAGTCAACTCATTCGCCATGCAACATACATTTGAAAATGGCACGCGCGCAGATTGCGCTTTGTTTTTGCCTGACCCTACAGGTACTGTAGCTGTAGATAGCAAGTTCCCACTTGAAAATTATCACCGCATGTTTGATAGCAAGTTAAGTGATGCCGAGCAGTTGTTGGCTGAAAAGCAGTTCAAGCTTGATGTTAGAAAACATGTGGATGACATTGCTAATAAATACATCATCTCAAACGTGACGTCTGATGGTGCAGTGATGTTTATACCTGCCGAGGCGGTGTTTGCTGAGCTGCACGCCTATCACAATGATGTGATTGAATACGCTATGAATAAGCGCGTCTGGGTGGTTTCGCCAACTACGCTGATGGCAGTTCTTAACACTGCACGAGCTGTGCTTAAAGACGTTGAAACGCGTAAGCAAGTACACGTGATTAAAGAGGAGTTGGGCAAACTCAGTAAAGATTTTGGTCGCTTTGACCAGCGCATGAAAAAGCTTGCTGACAACATTCGCCAAGCGCATGAAAATGCACAAGAAGTACATATTAGCAGTCAAAAAATATCTAATCGCTTTGCTCAAATTGAGCGCGTAGAATTAGCAAATAAACCGCTTGATGTGCTGGATATTATTGATGATAAAGAAGATGAAGTTTAA
- a CDS encoding M48 family metallopeptidase — protein sequence MSLTRTINLRKNILIPTLVASILAGMSMNSEAFDLNDALKDAVKKQIEQQTGQTESQQTPTDTQNTTTTPNNTTITVAADSTEKAQPTINWKSPSKAEEIALGREITGNLLGAAPLVKDEALQKYVNSVGRWVASQSERPDLPWHFGVIESDDLNAFSAPGGYVMVTKGLYRKMSNEAQLAGVLGHEIGHVVAKHQLKVLQKQQLLNIGASFLSKKLAKDNKVISKAIGSGAEISARSLDKDAEFEADRLGLSYATRAGYEPFGLTDVLQILGQTNPNDNSVALLFKTHPLPDERLASLGDSVGNKLDNITNGKTLENRFYKLKN from the coding sequence ATGAGTCTAACGCGCACAATAAATCTAAGAAAAAACATACTCATTCCAACGCTAGTTGCAAGCATACTTGCTGGCATGAGTATGAATAGCGAGGCATTTGATTTAAATGACGCTTTAAAAGATGCAGTAAAAAAACAAATTGAACAACAAACGGGACAAACTGAGTCTCAGCAAACACCCACAGATACCCAAAACACAACAACTACGCCAAACAATACGACCATCACCGTAGCGGCAGACTCTACTGAAAAAGCTCAACCAACCATCAACTGGAAAAGTCCAAGTAAAGCGGAGGAGATTGCACTAGGTCGGGAAATTACAGGTAATTTATTAGGCGCTGCGCCATTAGTAAAAGATGAAGCTTTACAGAAATATGTCAATTCCGTAGGTCGCTGGGTGGCTTCACAATCAGAAAGACCTGATTTGCCTTGGCACTTCGGCGTAATTGAAAGTGACGATTTAAATGCATTTTCAGCACCTGGTGGCTATGTCATGGTGACTAAAGGTTTGTACCGAAAAATGAGCAACGAAGCGCAGTTAGCAGGTGTGCTTGGTCATGAAATTGGTCACGTAGTCGCAAAGCATCAACTCAAGGTTTTGCAAAAGCAACAACTACTTAATATAGGTGCTAGCTTCCTCAGCAAAAAACTAGCTAAAGATAATAAAGTCATTAGCAAAGCAATCGGAAGTGGCGCTGAAATTAGCGCAAGAAGTTTAGATAAAGATGCGGAGTTTGAAGCAGACAGATTAGGCCTAAGCTACGCGACACGTGCTGGCTATGAGCCATTTGGCTTAACCGATGTACTACAAATATTAGGGCAGACCAATCCAAATGACAATAGCGTCGCTTTGCTATTTAAAACTCACCCTCTGCCTGATGAAAGATTAGCGTCATTGGGAGATTCTGTTGGTAATAAACTAGATAATATTACCAACGGAAAAACACTAGAAAATAGGTTTTATAAACTTAAGAACTAG
- a CDS encoding SH3 domain-containing protein, translated as MRKLTKLLIAASLPALLLANISMAGEAGSALKNDSIRFEPFADAKVTGTLNRGDSLEIISKKGAWLQVKSKKSAGWVRLLSVKRGGSSSSNQTSGILAAASGRAGTGQVVSTTGIRGLSAEELKAAKFNESEVKALESYTQSAEQGHQFANAGNLKTISFPNLKAVNGGAK; from the coding sequence ATGAGAAAATTAACCAAATTGCTAATCGCCGCAAGCTTACCAGCCCTGCTGCTAGCCAATATTAGCATGGCCGGGGAAGCTGGTAGCGCGCTTAAAAATGACAGCATTCGCTTTGAGCCGTTTGCTGATGCCAAGGTGACAGGCACATTAAACCGTGGTGATAGCCTTGAAATTATTAGCAAAAAAGGTGCTTGGCTACAAGTGAAATCAAAGAAAAGCGCAGGTTGGGTACGTTTACTTTCAGTCAAACGTGGCGGCTCTAGCTCCAGCAACCAAACAAGTGGCATATTGGCGGCAGCAAGTGGCCGTGCTGGTACAGGGCAAGTAGTTTCTACCACTGGAATACGTGGCTTAAGTGCAGAAGAACTTAAAGCCGCCAAGTTTAATGAATCTGAAGTGAAAGCATTAGAAAGCTATACACAAAGCGCGGAGCAAGGTCATCAATTTGCTAACGCTGGCAACTTAAAGACCATTTCTTTTCCTAACTTAAAAGCAGTGAATGGAGGCGCAAAATGA
- a CDS encoding IMPACT family protein translates to MLVLTHAGFAEQTINKSRFIAMALACADEREVGQALRAFAAQHQSAHHLAYGFRLKTEQGIIPRFSDAGEPSGTAGMPVLKLIEGRDLINVCVAVIRYYGGINLGTGGLARAYGGTAKLALDAAKTSNFVEMKAYPLTITYKQMDMVTNALLKCNGSIVSKAFNDQIELVVLLPVDEAANFLNRFKPHGG, encoded by the coding sequence TTGTTAGTTCTTACACATGCAGGTTTCGCTGAGCAAACCATTAATAAGTCCCGTTTTATCGCAATGGCGCTTGCCTGCGCAGATGAGCGTGAAGTCGGCCAGGCGCTACGTGCGTTTGCTGCGCAACATCAAAGCGCACATCATTTGGCTTATGGATTTAGACTCAAAACTGAGCAGGGCATCATTCCAAGATTTTCAGACGCAGGAGAGCCTTCAGGTACCGCAGGTATGCCTGTGTTGAAGCTGATTGAGGGGCGAGATTTAATTAACGTATGTGTTGCAGTGATTCGTTATTATGGAGGCATCAACTTAGGTACAGGCGGTCTTGCACGTGCTTATGGAGGCACCGCTAAGTTAGCTTTAGATGCTGCTAAAACTAGCAACTTTGTTGAAATGAAAGCTTACCCCTTGACTATTACTTACAAGCAAATGGATATGGTGACGAATGCATTACTTAAGTGTAATGGTAGCATCGTAAGCAAAGCTTTTAACGACCAAATCGAGTTGGTGGTTTTATTGCCTGTGGATGAAGCGGCTAACTTTTTAAATCGTTTTAAGCCACATGGCGGGTAA
- a CDS encoding mechanosensitive ion channel family protein, with translation MQYQIDTFLFSLNQFWQQVAMFFPKLLAVIVILFCGWLVAKVARLAVKRILKLVKFDQYAGKSGLEAFLKNDDFDVSLSGIVSQVVYWLVILLFVITGANALGMTEVAIMLNQLANYLPKIIVAIVVLIFGTLLSRFINRLVFAWLHSIKFDGALAISTSAEYLVQIFAIFVALEQLDIGTQLITALFVIMFGAVFLALAIAFGLGGREWAAKIINERQKR, from the coding sequence ATGCAATATCAAATTGATACTTTTCTTTTTTCCCTCAATCAATTCTGGCAACAAGTGGCCATGTTCTTCCCAAAGCTTCTAGCTGTGATTGTCATTTTATTTTGTGGCTGGTTAGTGGCTAAAGTGGCGCGCTTAGCTGTAAAACGAATTTTGAAGCTGGTGAAATTTGATCAATATGCTGGCAAATCTGGTTTAGAAGCCTTTTTAAAGAATGATGATTTTGACGTTTCATTGAGCGGCATTGTTAGCCAAGTCGTTTACTGGCTGGTGATTTTGCTGTTCGTGATTACTGGCGCCAATGCCTTAGGTATGACAGAGGTCGCCATCATGCTCAATCAACTGGCTAATTACTTACCAAAAATAATCGTGGCGATTGTTGTGTTGATATTTGGTACCTTATTGAGCCGCTTCATTAATCGTCTGGTTTTTGCTTGGCTACATAGCATCAAGTTTGATGGCGCACTGGCGATTAGTACTTCTGCAGAATACTTAGTGCAAATATTTGCAATTTTTGTGGCGCTTGAGCAATTGGATATTGGTACTCAGCTCATTACAGCGCTATTTGTGATTATGTTTGGCGCAGTATTTTTAGCGCTGGCAATCGCTTTTGGCCTTGGTGGCAGAGAGTGGGCAGCTAAAATCATCAACGAAAGGCAAAAACGTTAA